The window GTGGCCTTCTTGGCCCTGTTGGATCTCGCGCCCTAGATATTCCTTGGTAAGGTCACGTAGGGCACGCCTGAATGGCAATCCTCTCCTGTCAGGATACAACGCAGAAGTGTCTATCACAGTTCCATGAATGAATTTTAAAGCTCGCAAGTCGTTATCCAAAGAATGACCTACCAGAATAGTGTCAGAACCAACAAATTTCAGAATATCACTTTGCACATCTTTTAAACTTTTGTCTGCGCACAACACATCTTCTGGACGTATACCTGAAAACATGGTATTACAGTCCAAAATTTTCTCTTCGGGTCTCACGAACGTCTGGTACACAGCATTCCCATTTACGTCAATAATGGCTATACTAGCGAGCTCCATGCCTGCAGTGGTGTAAATCATTTCTGCGTCTAAGGCAAAAACGCCTCCTCGGGGAGATTGAGCTTGAACATAACCCTGTAGCGGTCCATTTTGCCCCGGCATCAAACTTTGGTGAACGTGAAACGAGACCGACGCACACCCTGAAGATCCCACTGGAGCAT of the Choristoneura fumiferana chromosome 17, NRCan_CFum_1, whole genome shotgun sequence genome contains:
- the LOC141437012 gene encoding exonuclease GOR-like; protein product: MAPRPSLPRVALQPCYTWLPPPLPPSTLQDVYLALLSEEMLRPLVLPVELLDEMGYPKVIDNSSMATVWMQPAPWLRRHQLDADAPTFSPGASYRDMRACSRCRIMFNTRSEVHPTPCVYHWGRTEEDQFGYRRHTCCYAPVGSSGCASVSFHVHQSLMPGQNGPLQGYVQAQSPRGGVFALDAEMIYTTAGMELASIAIIDVNGNAVYQTFVRPEEKILDCNTMFSGIRPEDVLCADKSLKDVQSDILKFVGSDTILVGHSLDNDLRALKFIHGTVIDTSALYPDRRGLPFRRALRDLTKEYLGREIQQGQEGHAPVEDARAALELALLVAEERLYNRQR